From a single Fulvivirga ulvae genomic region:
- a CDS encoding ferredoxin--NADP reductase, translated as MAFSFFKKNKEEKEEKKQPQGAGSHYYNLKVKEIVQETKDAITIVFESPESKINYKSGQFLTLIVPMEGKDVRRAYSLCSSPFVDGDPAVTVKRVEGGLMSNWLPDNLKVGDTMKIMEPMGVFTTEYKTDNKRHIVMFAGGSGITPMMSITKSMLTQEPDSIISLIYCNRDIDSIIFKDKLEQLQTDYEGRFRVIHILDDAPMNWQGHSGLLNHDMLVKIFERIPDWGADKTTYLMCGPEGMMKNVENLLEEQKIDKSQVFKESFVAGTIDKELKKEGAEPSDGEIVTREVTVIYDGEEHKFTVEPDSTILETALDLGIDLPYSCQSGLCTACRGKCISGKVKLDEEEGLSESELEEGYVLTCVGHPISDDVVIEIG; from the coding sequence ATGGCATTCAGCTTTTTTAAGAAAAACAAAGAAGAAAAAGAAGAGAAAAAACAGCCGCAGGGAGCAGGTAGTCACTATTATAACCTGAAGGTAAAAGAGATTGTTCAGGAAACCAAAGACGCTATAACAATCGTATTTGAGAGCCCTGAAAGCAAAATAAACTATAAATCAGGTCAATTCCTCACCCTGATAGTTCCTATGGAGGGTAAAGATGTGAGAAGAGCATATTCCCTTTGCTCATCACCTTTCGTGGATGGTGACCCGGCCGTGACAGTTAAAAGAGTGGAAGGCGGGTTGATGTCCAACTGGTTACCGGACAACCTAAAAGTGGGCGATACCATGAAGATCATGGAGCCAATGGGTGTATTTACCACGGAGTATAAAACCGATAATAAGAGGCATATTGTGATGTTTGCCGGTGGTAGTGGTATCACACCGATGATGTCCATCACCAAATCAATGCTTACCCAGGAGCCTGACAGTATCATATCATTGATCTACTGTAACAGGGATATTGATAGCATCATCTTTAAAGATAAACTCGAGCAATTACAGACCGACTACGAAGGAAGGTTCCGCGTAATCCATATCCTCGATGATGCTCCGATGAACTGGCAGGGACATTCCGGACTGTTGAACCACGATATGCTGGTGAAAATATTTGAACGTATTCCTGACTGGGGAGCAGATAAAACCACTTACCTGATGTGTGGTCCGGAAGGGATGATGAAAAATGTCGAAAACCTGCTGGAAGAGCAGAAGATTGACAAAAGCCAGGTATTCAAAGAAAGCTTTGTAGCTGGCACTATCGATAAAGAGTTGAAAAAAGAAGGTGCAGAACCTTCTGACGGAGAAATAGTTACCCGTGAAGTAACGGTGATCTATGATGGTGAAGAGCATAAATTTACCGTGGAGCCGGACTCTACCATCCTCGAAACAGCACTGGATCTGGGCATTGACCTTCCTTATTCCTGTCAAAGTGGTTTATGTACGGCTTGTAGAGGCAAGTGCATTTCCGGTAAAGTGAAACTCGATGAAGAAGAAGGTTTAAGCGAATCAGAGCTTGAAGAAGGCTATGTGCTTACCTGCGTGGGGCACCCGATCAGTGATGATGTGGTGATAGAAATAGGGTGA
- the purB gene encoding adenylosuccinate lyase — translation MDLNALTALSPVDGRYRRHTHPLAQYLSEFGLIRYRVLVEIEYFIALCEADVPQLKGFDHGLFAQLRNIYENFSENDAESIKEIEKTTNHDVKAVEYFIKENFDKLNISEYKEFIHFGLTSQDINNTAIPLSLKHALENVVLPLLGEVHTKIAQDAESWKDIPMLAKTHGQPASPTRLGKEFMVFHARIARQLELLKTVPYSAKFGGATGNFNAHHIAYPDTDWVAFGNKFVKEYLSLERSHPTTQIEHYDNLAALFDNLKRINTILIDLSRDIWQYIASNYFKQKIKAGEIGSSAMPHKVNPIDFENAEGNLGLANAIFEHLSAKLPISRLQRDLTDSTVLRNISVPLAHTLIALKSLEKGLGKLELNKDAIQADLAENWAVVAEAIQTILRREGYPKPYEALKELTRKNEKVTEESIKSFIDTLNVSDSVKEELKVISPFNYTGV, via the coding sequence ATGGATTTAAATGCATTAACTGCGCTATCACCTGTTGATGGTAGATACAGAAGACATACTCACCCCTTAGCTCAGTACCTTTCGGAATTCGGACTTATCCGCTATCGTGTGCTTGTGGAAATAGAGTATTTCATCGCACTTTGTGAAGCTGACGTACCACAACTCAAAGGTTTTGACCACGGATTATTTGCCCAACTACGCAATATCTATGAAAATTTCTCTGAAAATGATGCGGAAAGCATCAAAGAAATAGAGAAAACTACTAATCATGATGTAAAGGCTGTTGAATACTTCATCAAGGAGAATTTTGACAAACTGAATATCAGTGAATACAAGGAATTTATCCATTTCGGCCTGACTTCCCAGGATATTAACAACACGGCCATACCCCTTTCTTTGAAGCATGCTCTGGAGAATGTTGTATTACCTCTTTTGGGTGAGGTACACACCAAAATAGCCCAAGACGCTGAGAGCTGGAAGGACATACCTATGCTGGCCAAAACCCATGGACAGCCTGCATCGCCAACCAGACTGGGCAAAGAATTTATGGTTTTTCACGCCCGCATTGCCAGGCAGCTTGAGTTGCTGAAAACTGTACCTTATTCTGCGAAATTTGGCGGGGCAACGGGTAATTTCAATGCACACCACATCGCTTATCCTGATACGGACTGGGTGGCTTTCGGCAACAAATTCGTCAAAGAATACCTCAGTTTAGAGAGAAGCCATCCCACTACCCAGATTGAGCATTATGACAATCTTGCGGCTTTGTTCGACAACCTGAAAAGGATCAACACCATTCTTATTGACCTTAGCCGTGATATCTGGCAATATATCGCCTCTAACTACTTCAAACAAAAAATAAAGGCAGGGGAAATTGGCTCATCGGCCATGCCTCACAAGGTGAACCCCATCGATTTTGAGAATGCCGAAGGAAATCTGGGCCTGGCTAATGCCATTTTTGAACATTTATCTGCCAAACTACCTATTTCCAGACTTCAGCGCGACCTTACTGACTCCACAGTACTAAGAAACATCAGCGTGCCACTGGCCCATACTTTAATAGCTCTCAAGTCTCTTGAAAAAGGACTAGGAAAGCTTGAGCTCAACAAAGACGCAATACAAGCAGACCTGGCCGAAAACTGGGCCGTTGTGGCCGAAGCTATCCAAACCATTCTTCGTCGCGAAGGCTACCCAAAACCCTATGAAGCCCTTAAAGAGCTGACCCGTAAGAATGAAAAAGTTACCGAAGAAAGCATTAAAAGCTTTATTGACACTTTGAATGTAAGCGATAGCGTAAAAGAGGAGCTTAAGGTTATTTCTCCTTTTAATTATACTGGGGTGTAG